TTGACAAAATTTGTGCAGTTAAAGAATTAAGATTGCTAGGATTTAAAATTTCGGATGAATATGAAAGACAGTTGCGTCAATCTATGGAATCACTTAAACAGCAAAGACTTGCATTTAAGAAAAAGCGAGAGAATGAATTAAATGCCTTTTGTGAAATTGAAAGTGATGAGCATTTTGCAATGATTATTGGGTATACAAGCGGAGGATATCCTTATGGAGTAACCCACGAAGAAATGGAACAAAAAGATATTGAAAAGGAATTTGACTAATTATGCCAGCAGGACAAGCACATACTACTTGGTTTCCAGAATTAAAGGATATTCTTAAGAATAAGTGGAATTCAAATTATTCCATTGAACAGCATTTTAGTTTAGTTACCGATTTGAATGAGAAATTACGCCAGATTCGGAAAGAATTGAACATTCAACCCCCTATGATGTGGTGTCCGAATTGCCAAAAACGACATCGCTCAAGATTTAATGATGTTTCAATAACAGGAATGTATTATGCCCTTAAAAGATTTGAATATTGTGATACTGATGAATTTAATAAGTTGTTAAGAGATTGGAAACAATATTCAAAATCAGAAAATGTTGATATATATGGCAATAAAAAGACTGATAAAAGGGAATTGTAAAATGGAGATTAAAATAAAGTACGTCGGCACAACACGCGTTATAGTGCATGGCTAAATCTCATATTTACTGCAAGTTTCATTCACCGTAGAGTATTCTTAACGGCCAGAAAATACATGCCAAGACGATTAGCCACGCACCATATCGCCACACGTTATGCTGCATTTTAAAAACAACACATATGACAATTATCGATGAAATTTTAAAAGAACGACCTGTAGGGACTGACTCAAATGAAAAAGTTTGCGATTTTTTACTCAGTAAAGCAATTCAAGCTGGATATAAAACGATTACTTTACAATTTGACTGTAAACGTTGGACTAAAGATTTTTCATATATTGATTTGGATGGCAATCAATACGAACTATTCCCCAGCCCTTTTTCTCAGCCCTTTGAAAAAACTGGTGATTTAGAGATAGTCTCAACACTGGAAGAATTACAAAATAAAAATATCACAGATAAAATTGTATTACTTAATGGTGATTTAACCCAGCAACCGTTGCAACCCAAGAACTTTCCATTCTACTATCCCGATGAGCATAAAACAATAATTGATTTATTGGAAGATAAGCAACCTAAAGCAATTATTGCTATTACAGGCAAGCATCCAATGTGCGGACTAAATCCATTCCCATTGTTCGAGGACGGGAACTTTTTAATTCCATCAGCATTTGCAAATAAAACAACAGGTGAGAAAATCACTGGAAGAAAAGGATTAACCAAATTGAAAATAGCTTCTAAAACGGAAAATTCTGTTGGTCGACAGATTATTGCTTCCAAAAAAAGTAATGGGAAAGGTAAAATTGTTGTTTGTGCACACATGGACTCTAAATATGGAACAATAGGTGCAATAGATAATGCTGCTGGAATTGAAGTTTTATTTCAGATATTAGACAATTTAAAGGATTATAATGGGGCATATGATATAGATTTTGTTCCATTCAATGGTGAAGAATATTATGGGGTTATTGGGCAATTAGAATATTTAAAGCATAACGGGAACGAGAAGTCTGAAATAAAACTTGTCATAAATATTGATTCGCCTGGACATGTAGCATCTAAAACTGCATTGTCAACTTATAATTTTATTGATTGTAAGCAAACTTGGTTAGATACAAAGATTTCTAAAAATGATTACATTGAAGAAGGTTCACAATGGTATGCTGGTGACCATGCAATGTTTGCATTTCAAGGAGTTCCTTGTATTGCAGTAACTTCATCAAATTTATTTGAAACAGTATTGGACTTGACACATACATCCAATGATACAATTGGTAATGTTGATTTTGATATTTTGAAAAAAACATCAGATTTTTTGACGGAATTGATTAAAGATTATAACGATTAAAATAAAAAACGCAGCATAACATCGCATATACCTAATGGCGGTTTTATTGCACTTTGCAAGGCTTTTCGCCCGCTCAAACTTCACCACGGTTTGACAGTTGAATCGTCCGCAATCCGCCACTAGGCATATGCGTAACGTTGGGCAACATTTAAAGGACACAATCAACAATGAAAAAAGTAGTTAAACTTGATAATATTCCAGAAAAATCCTTAATCTTAAATGATTTTGGAAAAATTGACTATTCTGATACCTATAAAATTCAGATAACATCAAATGATTATTCTGTCGACAAAATAACTACGGGTATCTTTAAGACACCCAAATGGGTTGATAATTTAATGAAGTTAAGAGATATTATAGTTAAAGGATTTGGACTAAAAACTGGCGATAAAAATGATATAAAAATTGAACCATACTACTCAATAGGAAGTAAGGCAATATATTTTACTGTATTAGACCGAAATGAAAACGAAATTGTAATGGTCGAGAATGATAAGCACCTAAATTTCAGGACATCTGTTATGGTAGATAAAAATACTACTAATATTAATGTATATTTATCTACAATTGTCCAGTTTAACAATTTTTTTGGTTGGCTATATTTTTTACCTGTAAAACCATTTCATCGATTAATAGTTAAATCACTTTTAAAAAGGTATACACATGAAAACGAACAAACTGATTTATCTTGGTAAAATATTTGCCATTGCAGTTTTAATTTTGGGAATAATCCATGATATTGCAACATTTACTCCATTGATAAAAGGTGGACTTGCTTGTCTAACTCCGGGTGACTTACACGCAA
The genomic region above belongs to Xiashengella succiniciproducens and contains:
- a CDS encoding M28 family metallopeptidase; this encodes MTIIDEILKERPVGTDSNEKVCDFLLSKAIQAGYKTITLQFDCKRWTKDFSYIDLDGNQYELFPSPFSQPFEKTGDLEIVSTLEELQNKNITDKIVLLNGDLTQQPLQPKNFPFYYPDEHKTIIDLLEDKQPKAIIAITGKHPMCGLNPFPLFEDGNFLIPSAFANKTTGEKITGRKGLTKLKIASKTENSVGRQIIASKKSNGKGKIVVCAHMDSKYGTIGAIDNAAGIEVLFQILDNLKDYNGAYDIDFVPFNGEEYYGVIGQLEYLKHNGNEKSEIKLVINIDSPGHVASKTALSTYNFIDCKQTWLDTKISKNDYIEEGSQWYAGDHAMFAFQGVPCIAVTSSNLFETVLDLTHTSNDTIGNVDFDILKKTSDFLTELIKDYND
- a CDS encoding DUF2867 domain-containing protein, encoding MKKVVKLDNIPEKSLILNDFGKIDYSDTYKIQITSNDYSVDKITTGIFKTPKWVDNLMKLRDIIVKGFGLKTGDKNDIKIEPYYSIGSKAIYFTVLDRNENEIVMVENDKHLNFRTSVMVDKNTTNINVYLSTIVQFNNFFGWLYFLPVKPFHRLIVKSLLKRYTHENEQTDLSW